A DNA window from Aspergillus nidulans FGSC A4 chromosome I contains the following coding sequences:
- a CDS encoding uncharacterized protein (transcript_id=CADANIAT00006524) gives MSLAGKVALITGASKGIGRATAQRLASEGASLVINYNTDAASAQALVDEIGQDRALAVQADASKLADIDRLVDAAVAKFGKIDILIPNAGILPMRDLEHTTEEDFDFTYNLMVKGPYFLAQAQKAAKHIPAGGRIILVSTGVTVLSNIAPAYLLYASAKAAVEQMARVMAKDLARNGILVNCVAPGPTTTGLFLNGKSDQMLKMVAGFSPFNRIGEPEEIANAVYFLCSKDSSWVSGQTLRVNGGMA, from the exons ATGTCGCTCGCCGGAAAAGTCGCTCTCATCACTGGTGCCTCGAAAGGCATCGGCAGAGCGACAGCGCAGCGCCTGGCTAGCGAAGGCGCCAGCCTGGTTATCAACTACAACACCGACGCCGCCTCTGCCCAGGCGCTCGTGGACGAAATCGGCCAGGACCGCGCTCTCGCGGTGCAGGCAGATGCCTCGAAACTGGCAGACATTGATCGCCTGGTGGACGCGGCCGTGGCCAAGTTCGGCAAGAtcgacatcctcatccccaATGCCGGTATCCTGCCTATGCGCGATCTGGAGCACACCACcgaggaggactttgactTTACCTATAATCTGATGGTCAAGGGACCATACTTTCTCGCCCAG GCACAGAAAGCAGCAAAACACATCCCCGCTGGTGGAcgcatcatcctcgtctcgACCGGTGTGACCGTGCTCTCCAACATTGCCCCAGCATATCTCCTCTACGCCTCCGCCAAAGCAGCCGTCGAGCAGATGGCCCGCGTGATGGCCAAGGACCTCGCACGCAATGGGATCCTCGTCAATTGCGTCGCACCAGGCCCTACGACTACAGGGCTCTTCCTGAACGGCAAGTCAGACCAGATGCTCAAGATGGTCGCGGGATTCAGCCCGTTCAACCGCATCGGTGAGCCGGAAGAGATTGCAAATGCGGTATACTTCCTCTGTAGTAAAGACAGCAGCTGGGTTTCGGGACAGACCCTCAGGGTCAACGGGGGAATGGCATAG
- a CDS encoding MFS transporter (transcript_id=CADANIAT00006523), with translation MPEAEIALHRPALHSSSTMVLATPTTPTTETSKSSSDDNGTRGSNSSGNTTNNIATTIEKEAPDPNLVVFSGPDDPLNPQNLPPWKKWVYANIIGWLSLVVTFATSVFSAATGVTAEEFGVGRQVTTLGTALFIAGFAAGPLLFGPLSELYGRKRPLIAGYAVFVVFQIPVGVARNIETLILCRFIGGVAASGPLSIAGGYFADFFDPVQRGLALAIFSGTTLVGPIVGPILGGFITQSYLEWRWTAWITMIMAAAAGLIGLFVLPETYAPVLLQRKAARLRLETKNWALHAKLDESPITIGSVITRYLSRPLVMLLREPILQLITLYMTFIYGFIYLLFEAYPVSFIEERGYSLGVGALPFLSIGVGVVLGSAYIFYFTRTRIRQTFVSTGRIRPEDRLYPMIPGAFLLPLGQFWFAWTSFPSISPWPQILAGVPIGAGIQIIYLQGLAYLVDVYLVNANSAISANAIVRSTVAAGFTMFATPMYHRLGVRCASSLLGFLGVAFIPIPIVFYIYGERVRKLSRYSPTL, from the exons atgcctgaggcagaaatTGCCCTCCACCGACCGGCGCTGCATAGCAGCAGCACAATGGTGCTTGCGACGCCAACCACCCCCACGACCGAGACGTCTaagagcagcagcgacgaTAACGGTACCAGAGGCAGCAATAGCAGTGGCAACACCACCAACAATATAGCCACCACTATAGAAAAAGAGGCGCCAGACCCAAACCTGGTCGTGTTCAGCGGCCCCGACGACCCGCTCAATCCGCAGAACCTTCCCCCATGGAAAAAATGGGTTTACGCCAACATCATCGGCTGGCTCTCGCTGGTGGTCACATTTGCAACGTCAGTCTTTAGTGCGGCCACGGGCGTGACGGCTGAGGAGTTTGGGGTGGGAAGGCAGGTGACGACTCTAGGGACGGCCCTGTTTATTGCCG GGTTCGCAGCTGGtcctctcctcttcggccCTTTGTCGGAACTATACGGACGCAAACGGCCGCTAATAGCCGGATACGCCGTCTTTGTGGTCTTCCAGATACCGGTAGGAGTCGCCCGCAACATCGAGACGCTCATTCTCTGCCGGTTCATCGGCGGTGTGGCCGCATCTGGGCCCTTGTCTATTGCAGGAGGGTATTTTGCCGACTTTTTTGATCCCGTTCAGCGAGGGCTGGCCCTGGCCATCTTCAGCGGGACGACCCTAGTGGGACCGATCGTAGGGCCGATCCTGGGAGGCTTCATCACGCAGAG TTACCTCGAATGGCGCTGGACGGCCTGGATCACCATGATtatggctgccgctgctggccTCATCGGTCTTTTCGTCCTGCCAGAGACCTACGCCCCGGTCCTGCTCCAGCGCAAAGCTGCCAGACTGCGCCTCGAGACGAAGAACTGGGCTCTGCACGCCAAGTT AGACGAGTCCCCTATCACCATCGGCTCCGTTATCACCCGGTATCTTAGCCGCCCGCTGGTCATGCTGCTCCGCGAACCGATCCTCCAACTGATCACTCTATACATGACCTTCATATACGGATTTATCTATCTCCTCTTTGAAGCGTACCCggtcagcttcatcgaggAACGCGGGTACAGTCTCGGCGTCGGTGCACTGCCCTTTCTCTCGATTGGGGTCGGAGTCGTTCTTGGGTCAGCATATATTTTCTACTTTACCCGCACCCGGATCCGTCAGACATTCGTGTCGACGGGGCGAATTAGACCAGAAGACCGTCTGTACCCGATGATCCCTGGAGCGTTCTTGCTCCCGCTCGGCCAGTTCTGGTTCGCGTGGACGTCTTTTCCATCCATCTCTCCATGGCCGCAGATTCTGGCGGGTGTGCCGATTGGCGCGGGGATTCAGATTATCTATCTCCAGGGGCTGGCATATCTCGTTGATGTTTACCTTGTGAATGCGAACTCTGCCATTTCGGCGAACGCGATCGTGAG ATCAACTGTGGCGGCGGGATTCACTATGTTTGCGACGCCCATGTACCATCGACTAGGT GTCCGTTGCGCGTCCTCGCTGCTAGGCTTCCTAGGCGTGGCCTTCATTCCAATCCCGATTGTTTTCTACATCTACGGCGAGAGGGTCCGCAAGTTGAGTCGGTATTCGCCTACTCTGTAG
- a CDS encoding OPT family oligopeptide transporter (transcript_id=CADANIAT00006522), whose protein sequence is MQLSSYKETAVGEAVDKDNNAPAENLEGQIQVHDDVEYVKGHPVIRTGADISRFIVSDRDDGDPALTFRSIVLGTVFTALSSVITILYVFKPYQVQVSAVFLQLLVFIFGKAWAIFTPRPERVKWRWLQSVLRFMSFGQDFGIKEHVVAALIASSGNNGLSGVEVRAVERLFYGLHISASTAVLSTFSIALCGFVLAGVLRPLIVYPAEMVYWSTLPQVVLYQNLHFNPRNNKRRLIKFGWALGIAAVWELFPAYMMTWLGGFSVVCLASLRAPMHTRKIITTIFGGASSNEGMGLLNFSLDWQYIQSTYLSLPLKQQVNSWIGYAIFYVVMAGTYYGNAWDAKSFPFMSTSLFHSNGTTFSPDSVINSQGTIDYVKLEQVGLPSLTSSTVWGYLTQNLAIGALISHVLIFYWKDMETAWKQARSRTQPDPHYQGMLKYKEVPMWWYYASFVLAFFAGLIVTIKGETTLPAWGYIISLILGSFIAPFSCVLYGLYGTGVSTNQLSKMVAGALHPGRPLAGLYFASWSHQVILLSVNLANWLKIGQYTKVPHRIMFATQVYGTLLGAALNYVVMITIVTSQREILLDPIGNNVWSGSLVQSLNSQAITWSLAKEIYGTHGRYLIVPLGLIIGLVFPAIHWGLSKIFPRIRNWPLNTTIILAHAGQVYYGTTAWVGSAIVVGIFSQFWLRRRLPRVYNEYNYLIGAALDGGSQLVIFILSFAVLGASGTERPFPTWWGNPDGNPDHCL, encoded by the exons ATGCAGCTTTCTTCGTATAAAGAGACTGCTGTTGGCGAAGCAGTGGACAAGGACAACAATGCGCCGGCTGAGAACTTAGAAGGGCAGATCCAGGTCCATGATGATGTGGAATATGTCAAGGGGCACCCTGTGATCCGCACTG GTGCCGATATCTCACGGTTCATCGTTTCAGACCGCGACGATGGCGATCCAGCCCTGACCTTTCGCTCTATCGTCCTGGGCACTGTCTTTACAGCCCTCTCGAGCGTTATCACCATCCTCTACGTCTTCAAGCCGTACCAAGTTCAGGTCTCAGCTGTGTTCTTGCAAC TGCTTGTTTTCATCTTCGGCAAGGCATGGGCCATCTTTACGCCCCGACCCGAGCGAGTCAAATGGCGCTGGCTACAAAGCGTTCTGCGATTCATGAGCTTTGGACAGGATTTTGGGATCAAAGAGCACGTCGTTGCAGCCCTGATCGCATCGTCTGGCAACAACGGTCTCTCTGGTGTCGAAGTCCGCGCCGTCGAGAGACTGTTCTATGGTCTACACATCTCGGCGTCCACGGCTGTCCTGAGCACATTCTCCATCGCTCTCTGTGGCTTTGTCCTCGCAGGAGTCCTCCGTCCTCTCATTGTCTATCCGGCTGAGATGGTCTACTGGTCGACTCTGCCGCAGGTGGTCCTTTACCAGAATCTGCACTTCAATCCACGCAACAACAAGCGCCGGCTGATCAAGTTTGGTTGGGCTCTAGGGATTGCGGCCGTCTGGGAGCTTTTCCCGGCGTACATGATGACATGGCTTGGTGGGTTTTCAGTAGTCTGTCTTGCATCCCTGCGAGCGCCGATGCATACAAGAAAAATCATAACGACGATCTTTGGAGGTGCCTCTTCGAACGAGGGTATGGGACTGCTGAACTTCTCGCTTGACTGGCAGTATATCCAGAGCACCTATCTCTCGCTCCCATTAAAGCAGCAGGTGAACTCATGGATCGGGTACGCGATTTTTTATGTGGTCATGGCCGGAACATACTATGGCAACGCATGGGATGCAAAGAGCTTCCCGTTCATGTCGACCTCGCTCTTTCACAGCAACGGGACCACATTCTCCCCGGACTCCGTAATAAACTCCCAGGGAACGATCGACTACGTCAAGCTTGAGCAGGTCGGCCTCCCGAGTCTCACCTCGAGCACCGTTTGGGGATACCTTACCCAGAACCTCGCCATCGGCGCCCTGATCTCACACGTCCTCATTTTCTACTGGAAGGACATGGAGACTGCATGGAAACAAGCACGGAGCAGGACACAGCCCGACCCTCACTACCAGGGCATGCTCAAGTACAAGGAGGTGCCCATGTGGTGGTACTATGCCTCCTTTGTGCTCGCCTTCTTTGCTGGCCTGATCGTCACAATAAAAGGAGAGACCACGCTCCCAGCCTGGGGGTACATCATATCCCTCATTCTCGGGTCTTTTATTGCCCCTTTCTCCTGCGTGCTATACGGTCTGTACGGCACTGGTGTCTCGACTAATCAGCTCTCAAAAATGGTCGCTGGTGCTCTGCACCCAGGCCGAcccctggctggtctgtACTTTGCCAGCTGGTCGCACCAGGTAATTCTGCTCTCAGTCAATCTCGCAAACTGGCTCAAGATAGGCCAATACACCAAGGTTCCTCATCGAATCATGTTCGCAACCCAAGTCTATGGTACCCTCCTCGGCGCAGCCCTCAACTACGTCGTCATGATCACCATCGTCACCAGCCAACGCGAGATTCTCCTTGATCCGATCGGAAACAACGTGTGGAGTGGTTCGTTGGTTCAGAGTCTCAACAGTCAGGCCATCACCTGGTCGCTTGCAAAAGAAATCTACGGGACACATGGTCGGTACCTCATTGTCCCACTAGGTCTGATTATCGGCCTCGTCTTCCCAGCCATCCACTGGGGACTGAGCAAAATCTTCCCACGGATCCGCAACTGGCCACTCAACACGACAATCATCCTCGCGCATGCGGGCCAGGTTTACTACGGAACCACCGCATGGGTGGGGAGTGCCATTGTCGTCGGCATATTCAGCCAGTTCTGGCTTCGGCGAAGACTACCTCGGGTCTACAACGAATACAACTACCTTATCGGGGCAGCACTGGATGGGGGCTCGCAGCTGGTTATCTTTATCCTGTCGTTTGCCGTGTTGGGGGCTAGTGGGACTGAAAGGCCGTTTCCGACCTGGTGGGGGAATCCAGACGGGAACCCAGATCACTGCTTGTAA
- a CDS encoding TauD/TfdA family dioxygenase (transcript_id=CADANIAT00006521), which translates to MSVVIPPVPVGPDGQPDIQYLPDPVKYAARAERRQREENLPRTLPEGFPQELKSDLAWDGKTVGEVYDWNYHLTEDDLKEVDQALLHFKTLNLPIGLVNQETFPLYKLHNSLRLISREIHLGRGFKVIRGVPVDHPRPPGQQLAGKADVVLAHITDLSRKVDTKTIKAPAYTTEKQVFHTDAGDVITLFALQEAAEGGQSYLSSSWHVYNELARTRPDLIHTLAEPWVAEQGGDVVSRPLLYYQPQTSSSPERLIIQYARRGFTGYWGKPRAATLPPITEAQAEALDALHYLAEKSAVALDFHKGDIQVINNLSIFHARAGFTDSDEKRRHLVRLWLRDPELAWETPERLKSRWEYVYDGVDAAKSIFPLKPFVRSQ; encoded by the exons ATGTCTGTTGTCATTCCGCCCGTTCCTGTTGGTCCTGACGGCCAGCCTGATATTCAGTACCTGCCGGATCCCGTGAAGTACGCCGCTCGTGCTGAACGGCGCCAGAGAGAGGAGAATCTTCCACGGACATTGCCAGAGGGATTCCCGCAGGAACTAAAGTCGGATTTAGCCTGGGATGGAAAAACTGTTGGGGAAGTATATGACTGGAATTATCATCTCACCGAAGATGATTTGAAGGAAGTCGACCAGGCTCTCCTTCATTTCAAAA CCCTCAACCTGCCCATCGGCCTTGTCAACCAAGAGACATTCCCGCTGTACAAGCTGCACAATAGCCTGCGCCTGATCTCACGCGAGATCCATCTCGGCCGCGGGTTCAAGGTCATTCGCGGGGTCCCGGTCGACCA TCCGCGGCCGCCAGGACAACAACTGGCAGGGAAAGCCGACGTGGTGCTGGCCCATATCACCGATCTCAGCCGCAAGGTCGACACCAAGACGATCAAAGCCCCGGCGTATACGACCGAGAAGCAAGTCTTCCATACCGACGCAGGGGATGTGATTACTCTGTTCGCActtcaagaagcagcagagggCGGCCAGAGCTATCTATCCAGCAGCTGGCACGTATACAACGAGCTGGCGCGCACCAGGCCCGATCTCATCCACACTCTTGCCGAGCCCTGGGTCGCCGAGCAGGGCGGCGATGTCGTTAGCCGCCCATTGCTATACTATCAGCCCCAGACATCGAGCTCTCCAGAGCGACTGATCATTCAGTATGCCCGGCGAGGGTTCACGGGGTACTGGGGTAAACCTCGCGCTGCGACACTACCTCCGATCACGGAAGCCCAGGCAGAGGCGTTGGACGCGCTGCACTATTTGGCCGAGAAGTCGGCAGTTGCGCTTGATTTCCACAAGGGCGATATCCAGGTCATCAATAACCTGTCGATCTTCCATGCACGCGCGGGCTTCACTGATTCTGACGAGAAGAGGCGGCACCTGGTGCGGCTGTGGCTCCGGGACCCAGAGTTGGCGTGGGAAACCCCTGAGAGACTCAAGTCGCGGTGGGAGTATGTTTACGACGGAGTGGATGCAGCAAAGTCAATTTTCCCCCTCAAGCCTTTTGTCCGGAGTCAGTAG
- a CDS encoding uncharacterized protein (transcript_id=CADANIAT00006519) produces the protein MIHSKVLFLAPVISSLAQDLPTDIVGCKDLDCPNEGWDSCTVADETYAGVGLARVSNAPDSLAGISLVKGVHIEDPKSGGNAGGDGSEESRSFRSVYYLGTPSNLEVADVSGCAVVFNDPPTGHFDVPKLNDSITVDTRASYGTCPDVIQQGCIEGLTRQAGKLQYSGSNACSALASDLRNNPPDECSDMTGSGDGLGSFDVVSLSNLSTISQSANGSSNCWPILPKTDNLAQLYDDTTKGNYTEQGNLAEMYKITPILTVFTSDNSTNSPVNNTAASLTCLKVVGTQDVTNATDPTDTDVDAAPLSAVNMVGASVAAIATLIFVLL, from the exons ATGATCCACTCCaaagtcctcttcctcgcccccGTCATCTCAAGCCTGGCTCAGGACCTTCCGACTGACATTGTCGGCTGCAAAGACCTCGACTGCCCCAACGAGGGCTGGGACTCTTGCACTGTAGCAGACGAGACCTATGCCGGTGTTGGATTGGCACGGGTCTCAAACGCGCCAGACTCATTGGCTGGCATCTCCCTAGTGAAGGGGGTCCACATCGAGGATCCAAAGTCCGGCGGAAATGCCGGGGGTGATGGTTCCGAAGAGTCTCGCTCCTTCAGGTCTGTCTACTATCTTGGAACGCCGTCCAATTTGGAGGTGGCCGACGTGTCTGGCTGTGCTGTGGTCTTCAACGACCCTCCAACTGGCCACTTTGATGTCCCCAAACTCAACGACAGCATCACCGTCGACACGCGGGCCTCATATGGGACTTGCCCCGACGTCATCCAGCAGGGTTGCATTGAGGGTCTGACTCGGCAGGCTGGCAAATTACAGTACTCCGGTTCCAATGCTTGCTCAGCGCTTGCTTCAGACCTTCGTAACAATCCTCCAGATGAGTGCAGTGACATGACAGGCTCCGGTGATGGACTGGGCAGTTTCGACGTTGTCTCCTTGAGCAATCTGTCTACCATCTCGCAGTCTGCCAATGGCTCCTCGAACTGCTGGCCTATCTTGCCCAAGACAGACAATCTCGCCCAGCTTTACGATGACACGACAAAG GGCAACTACACGGAACAAGGAAACCTCGCCGAGATGTACAAGATTACCCCTATCCTCACCGTCTTCACCTCGGACAACAGCACCAATAGCCCGGTCAACAACACGGCTGCCTCCCTGACCTGCTTAAAGGTCGTAGGCACACAGGATGTCACCAATGCCACGGATCCGACCGATACCGACGTCGACGCTGCGCCGCTGTCAGCGGTGAATATGGTTGGGGCCAGTGTGGCGGCCATTGCTACACTCATATTTGTCCTGCTCTAG
- a CDS encoding protein CYP5077A1 (transcript_id=CADANIAT00006525), translated as MAILVRLFFALFVVSVYFFRVRLRLSHIPGPFLASLTNINRRQWVTTGRAHTIHTELHRQYGKVVRAGPNTVFVSDPAAIPAIYRFNEPYQKSEFYDALMPYVRGKSIPDVFATRDEHIHRTMKQPIAAIYSMSNLVSFEPYVKSTIEYFFSRLDSLFVETGKVCNFGLWLHLFASDVMGEITFSRRLGFLETGGDMENVMANNWKFFVQAAPATQMPWLDYFWKRNPLLPGSVKPNKVIEFGVARIQERLHLSEKHPDHVNSRDFLSRFIAAKEKNSQIGPDAIMTWANSNIQAGSDTTAILLSALFYHLLKNPTSLAALCTEIDAAAKRGCLSSILTWKETRDLPYLDACVKEAARLHPPISLPLERVIPESGTVIGGFKIPGGTRVAMNPWAVHRDRDVFGADADTWRPERWLEGEEKAKTLYNSLLTFGGGHRSCLGKNISYLEIYKLVPSILLRYEIGLAEPEKEWHLENRWFVMPSRFYVRLKARNGVTKL; from the exons ATGGCAATCCTTGTAcgcctcttcttcgccctctttgTCGTCTCCGTCTACTTCTTCCGCGTACGCCTGCGCCTGAGCCACATCCCTGGCCCGTTCCTCGCTTCTCTGACAAACATTAACCGTCGACAATGGGTGACGACTGGTAGAGCCCACACGATTCACACCGAGTTGCATCGCCAGTATGGCAAGGTCGTGCGCGCTGGCCCAAATACCGTCTTTGTATCCGACCCGGCTGCTATACCAGCCATCTATCGGTTCAACGAGCCATACCAGAAG TCCGAGTTCTACGACGCTCTGATGCCCTATGTTCGCGGCAAGAGCATCCCCGACGTCTTCGCCACCAGAGACGAGCATATCCATCGGACAATGAAGCAACCCATTGCAGCCATCTACTCCATGTCAAACCTCGTCTCGTTTGAGCCGTATGTCAAATCAACGATCGAGTATTTCTTCTCGCGGCTTGACAGTCTTTTCGTCGAGACTGGCAAGGTCTGTAATTTCGGCCTCTGGCTGCATCTTTTCGCGTCGGATGTGATGGGCGAGATCACATTCTCCAGACGACTCGGTTTCCTGGAGACCGGGGGCGATATGGAGAACGTCATGGCGAACAACTGGAAATTCTTCGTTCAGGCCGCTCCG GCGACGCAGATGCCCTGGCTCGACTACTTCTGGAAACGGAACCCCCTGCTTCCAGGCAGTGTCAAACCGAACAAGGTCATTGAGTTTGGCGTCGCACGGATTCAAGAACGACTTCACTTGTCGGAAAAGCATCCAGATCATGTGAACAGCAGGGATTTTCTCTCGCGGTTCATTGCagccaaggagaagaacAGCCAGATCGGGCCGGA TGCTATCATGACCTGGGCCAACTCCAACATCCAAGCCGGGAGCGACACAACCGCCATTCTCCTCAGCGCACTCTTTTATCACCTCCTCAAGAACCCAACGAGTCTGGCGGCACTGTGCACTGAGatcgacgccgccgccaaGAGGGGCTGTTTATCCTCCATTCTGACGTGGAAAGAAACGCGCGATCTGCCGTACCTCGATGCCTGCGTGAAAGAAGCGGCCAGACTACACCCACCCATCAGTCTCCCCCTCGAGCGAGTTATCCCGGAATCCGGGACTGTAATCGGCGGATTCAAGATCCCTGGTGGGACGAGGGTCGCGATGAATCCGTGGGCTGTGCATCGTGACCGTGACGTATTCGGTGCAGACGCAGATACCTGGAGACCAGAACGATGGCTagagggggaggagaaggccaagacGCTGTACAACTCGTTGCTGACG TTCGGCGGAGGCCACCGCTCCTGCCTAGGGAAGAACATCTCCTACCTTGAAATTTACAAGCTGGTGCCGTCGATATTGCTGCGCTATGAG ATTGGACTGGCTGAGCCGGAGAAGGAGTGGCACTTGGAGAACCGGTGGTTTGTGATGCCTTCAAGGTTCTACGTTAGGCTGAAGGCAAGAAACGGGGTGACTAAACTatga
- a CDS encoding uncharacterized protein (transcript_id=CADANIAT00006520) has product MSPRLDYNEGYDSEDEEIPRYVHHSRGKSHRSVRTSGRSRTLDYDGDDEASDHAAPSGIDRDARACPTSRRYTDDCLETHKFRGARSSRSRGRTDDNKVLYYTKYRSPAKDLPIERDPEGINLFKVRQHTRPSDAHVPSGYREPYEVKVDEYEDDHPRTCTSRRDSRQPKVYKVRVDEYEDNLPARSHTDFRESPRSERCSSRYTEDSKPGELPPRSGPCRSSRPSPVDEDVEYEIREPRGHRSSRHSTDVDFQPVEQHPRFGQRGLSRPSRVDEEVDYEIREPRGNRVSHAAHGDSPCQDQSSRHIGIQLWTGVPVLSRQLTHAISTPVNMFRTVEDRPTPKEVYNWRLYTEATIIATGTLLFGYDSAFVGTTIARQSFVDAFNIVESEAADISSNITSTFQAGAFFGAIFCFLPEADAGRALTGIACGAITATVPSYIAELSIVSIRGFLTGFFEVAYQIGSLVGFWINYGINENMDNSSAASWRVPMAVQIIPAGVLFIGGFSSMREDIEMNRTRLLEEARIAEKYGQGWLAYIRGALFELSRHGMWNRVLLVLCAFALQNMSGAAAINYYSPILFASLGITDVALYTGIYGLVKAVASIIFYGILIDMWGRRRPTIVSSLACPLCLWFVGAYVKVGHPADIIDAGGELSPSTEAGGRAATAMIMIYSVFWSFGLNGIPWIVSAEIFPGALRNLTGTWAALVQWLIQFVITKALPYIFNSLGYGTWFFFASWMLLAIIWSFFFLPETKGKTLDEMHTIFLSKDGTHTITLR; this is encoded by the exons ATGAGCCCTCGTCTAGACTACAATGAAGGATACGATTccgaagacgaggagatcCCCCGTTACGTACACCATTCTAGAGGAAAGAGTCATAGATCCGTGAGGACGTCAGGTCGCTCACGCACGTTGGATTACGACGGGGATGATGAAGCTAGTGACCACGCTGCCCCCTCCGGGATTGATCGGGACGCTCGAGCCTGTCCAACATCTCGCAGATATACTGATGACTGCCTTGAGACACATAAATTTCGAGGTGCCCGCTCCTCTCGCTCCCGTGGACGAACCGATGATAACAAGGTTTTGTACTACACCAAGTATCGCAGCCCGGCTAAGGACTTGCCTATCGAGCGTGATCCCGAGGGTATTAATTTATTCAAGGTCCGACAGCACACACGGCCAAGTGACGCTCATGTGCCCAGTGGATACCGTGAGCCCTACGAAGTCAAGGTCGACGAGTATGAGGATGATCATCCCCGTACATGCACTAGCCGCCGTGACTCTAGACAGCCGAAAGTCTACAAGGTCCGGGTTGATGAGTACGAGGATAACCTCCCTGCACGCTCTCACACTGACTTTCGCGAGTCTCCACGGTCTGAAAGATGCTCTAGCCGCTACACCGAGGACTCGAAGCCTGGGGAGCTTCCTCCCCGCTCAGGGCCCTGTCGGTCCAGCAGGCCTTCTCCGGTCGATGAGGACGTCGAGTATGAGATCCGTGAGCCCCGAGGGCATCGCTCCAGTCGACACTCTACAGATGTTGACTTTCAGCCAGTAGAACAACATCCTCGCTTTGGACAACGTGGACTCAGCAGACCTTCGCGGGTTGATGAGGAAGTCGATTATGAGATCCGTGAGCCCCGTGGCAATCGTGTCAGTCACGCTGCTCATGGTGACAGCCCCTGTCAGGACCAAAGCTCCAGGCATATCGGCATTCAATTGTGGA CTGGTGTTCCTGTTTTATCTAGGCAATTGACCCACGCCATCTCG ACTCCTGTCAACATGTTCCGTACAGTCGAAGACCGCCCGACCCCAAAAGAGGTATATAACTGGCGGCTGTACACCGAGGCCACCATCATTGCCACTGGTACACTCTT GTTCGGCTATGACTCGGCTTTTGTGGGAACTACCATTGCCCGCCAAAGCTTCGTTGATGCCTTCAACATCGTCGAGTcggaggcggcggatatTTCAAGCAATATCACGTCAACCTTTCAGGCCGGCGCATTTTTCGgcgccatcttctgcttcttgcctgA AGCAGATGCTGGACGAGCTCTCACCGGCATCGCATGCGGCGCTATCACCGCGACCGTCCCCAGCTATATTGCCGAGCTGTCAATCGTGTCGATCCGGGGCTTCCTCACCGGGTTCTTCGAAGTCGCATACCAGATTGGTAGCTTGGTTGGATTCTGGATCAACTATGGCATTAACGAGAACATGGACAACTCCTCGGCCGCAAGCTGGAGAGTGCCTATGGCAGTCCAGATCATCCCCGCAGGAGTCCTTTTCATTGGTGGCTTTTCCTCCATGAGA GAAGACATCGAGATGAACCGCACCAGGctgctggaggaagctcgGATCGCCGAGAAGTACGGACAAGGTTGGTTGGCATATATCCGAGGCGCACTCTTCGAGCTCTCGCGCCATGGGATGTGGAATCGTGTTCTGCTCGTCCTCTGTGCCTTTGCACTGCAGAATATGTCGGGAGCTGCTGCTATCAACTACTATTCCCCCATACTCTTTGCGTCGTTGGGGATCACTGATGTCGCTCTGTATACAGGTATTTATGGCCTGGTAAAAG CCGTCGCATCAATTATATTCTACGGCATTCTCATTGATATGTGGGGCCGCCGACGTCCGACCATTGTTTCGTCACTGGCCTGCCCTCTATGTCTCTGGTTTGTGGGTGCATACGTCAAAGTTGGGCATCCAGCCGATATCATAGACGCCGGCGGGGAATTGTCCCCCTCCACGGAGGCTGGTGGTAGAGCGGCGACTGCGATGATTATGATCTACTCCGTCTT TTGGTCTTTTGGTCTCAACGGTATCCCCTGGATTGTCTCCGCCGAAATCTTCCCCGGCGCGCTGCGAAATCTCACGGGGACATGGGCTGCGCTGGTGCAATG GTTGATCCAATTCGTTATCACCAAAGCTCTCCCGTACATCTTCAATAGCCTTGGGTACGGGACgtggttcttcttcgcctcctggATGCTGCTCGCTATCATTTGGTCATTCTTTTTTCTCCCGGAAACCAAGGGGAAGACTCTCGATGAAATGCATACGATCTT TCTTTCAAAAGACGGCACTCACACAATCACACTTCGATGA